The proteins below come from a single Zhouia spongiae genomic window:
- a CDS encoding ComEC/Rec2 family competence protein — protein sequence MKLLNFIPIRLTALLIAGILTGYSLFIPLSYIAGVLVSLFIIYTFTYIKGRKRSLLFSILSYLIIYLIGYLSIYLSNPKNSSIYFERLIVTRQDNTFILKIKSSLKSNDNYSRLEAEVTGINETKSTGSLVVNIKKDFNTVNLKPDDLIYTKITPQKVKPPLNPHQFNYKEHLKKKLIHHQLYLQEGEYIVKPQEPSSIVGLAHAVRKKIQTSLETQTFEPEVLAILNALLLGERKGISSETYADYANAGAIHILAISGLHIGILLLILHTVFGPLARYKHGKTIKLFLIILILWGYAVIAGLSPSVVRAVTMFSFLAYAWHRKRPAGTYNIIAISIFFLLLFRPVFIFDVGFQLSYTAVLFIVWLQPLLYRLLRFKWKLADYFWKLSSVSLAAQIGVAPLGLYYFHQFPGLFFVSNLVIIPLLGVIIGGGILIIVLSLLNLLPPSLVIIYNTLIQAMNDFVKWISQQETFIFKDIPFNLYLIITTYLMIIGIILFLINLQNKKKTLRYCPVLIASVFLLFFSFNQTHTERFIIFHKSRNTLLAIQNDSLTVYTNNRNASESLVSGYSLGENISNTVYLPIRNEYRFKNETIIVIDSTSQYISDQPSSPIILLTQSPKIHLSRAIDSLNPKLIIADGSNYKSYIERWEETCTKEKLPFHYTGEKGAYIIE from the coding sequence ATGAAGTTGCTGAACTTTATACCTATACGTTTAACTGCCCTACTGATTGCAGGTATCCTGACAGGGTATTCTCTATTTATTCCTTTATCATATATCGCTGGGGTATTGGTTTCGTTGTTTATCATTTATACTTTTACGTATATCAAAGGGAGAAAACGATCACTGCTTTTTAGTATCCTCTCTTATCTGATAATATACCTTATCGGTTATTTGAGCATATATCTCAGTAACCCCAAAAACAGTTCTATCTATTTCGAAAGGTTAATTGTTACCAGGCAAGACAATACTTTTATACTCAAAATCAAAAGCAGTCTAAAATCAAATGATAATTATTCAAGACTTGAAGCTGAAGTAACCGGCATTAACGAAACCAAGTCGACAGGCAGCCTGGTTGTCAATATTAAAAAAGACTTCAATACAGTTAATTTAAAACCTGATGACCTGATATACACCAAAATTACCCCACAAAAAGTCAAGCCTCCACTAAACCCTCATCAATTTAATTACAAAGAACACCTTAAAAAAAAGCTGATTCACCATCAGTTGTATCTACAAGAAGGAGAATATATCGTAAAACCTCAAGAGCCATCATCTATAGTCGGATTAGCCCATGCCGTCAGGAAAAAAATACAAACCTCCCTAGAAACGCAAACTTTTGAACCTGAAGTACTGGCTATATTAAATGCCCTCCTGCTGGGAGAACGAAAAGGGATTTCGAGTGAAACGTATGCAGATTATGCCAATGCAGGTGCTATTCATATTCTGGCCATCTCAGGACTTCATATAGGCATACTTCTGCTAATACTTCATACGGTCTTTGGTCCCTTGGCGCGTTATAAACATGGAAAAACGATAAAGCTTTTTTTAATCATACTGATTCTATGGGGATATGCAGTTATAGCAGGCTTATCCCCATCAGTAGTAAGGGCTGTAACCATGTTCAGTTTTTTAGCCTATGCATGGCATCGCAAAAGACCTGCCGGTACATACAACATTATTGCCATTTCAATATTCTTCTTACTCCTTTTCAGGCCGGTTTTTATATTCGATGTCGGCTTTCAATTAAGCTATACGGCGGTGCTCTTTATTGTTTGGCTACAACCTTTACTGTACAGACTATTGCGCTTTAAGTGGAAGTTAGCAGATTATTTCTGGAAACTATCCTCTGTATCGTTAGCTGCCCAAATAGGTGTCGCTCCTTTAGGCTTATATTACTTCCATCAATTCCCGGGTTTATTTTTTGTTTCCAATCTTGTTATTATTCCGCTTTTAGGAGTCATCATAGGCGGTGGTATATTGATCATTGTATTAAGCCTTCTCAATTTATTACCGCCTTCTTTAGTGATAATTTACAACACCCTGATTCAGGCCATGAATGATTTTGTGAAATGGATTTCACAACAGGAAACATTTATCTTTAAAGATATCCCTTTTAATCTTTACCTCATCATAACCACCTACCTGATGATCATCGGCATCATTTTATTCCTCATCAATCTACAGAATAAAAAAAAGACACTCCGCTATTGCCCGGTTTTAATCGCATCGGTCTTCTTATTGTTCTTCAGTTTCAATCAAACGCATACGGAACGTTTTATTATATTCCATAAAAGCAGGAATACACTTCTGGCAATACAAAACGACAGCCTTACCGTCTATACAAATAACCGAAACGCATCAGAATCTCTTGTATCCGGCTACAGCCTGGGTGAAAATATAAGCAATACGGTGTATTTGCCAATAAGGAACGAATACAGGTTTAAAAACGAAACAATTATTGTTATCGATAGCACAAGCCAATACATAAGCGACCAGCCTTCCTCTCCCATTATTTTACTTACACAATCTCCTAAAATTCACCTCTCCAGAGCTATCGACAGCTTAAACCCTAAGCTTATCATCGCAGACGGAAGCAATTATAAAAGCTATATAGAGCGTTGGGAAGAAACCTGTACAAAAGAAAAACTCCCTTTCCACTACACAGGTGAAAAGGGAGCTTATATTATTGAATAA
- a CDS encoding peptide MFS transporter, with protein MFKDRVLGHPAGLFVLFFTEMWERFSYYGMRALLVLFLISSADKGGWSWDQAEALSLYGTYTMGVYLTPVIGGLIADRLIGYRWAVVLGAFIMTLGHASMAIETPFFLYAGLLCLVLGNGLFKPNMTSIILNIYKDHPEKKDGAYSIFYMGVNAGAFLGIMLCGYIGENVSWSWGFGLAGIFMFFGMLQFYFTQNIFGNIGLSPKKLKRLESAKGDFVESEEKVKEKAAPVPGNVVRDRLIAVFIFSIFTVFFWAAFEQAGGSMTIFADQFTQRELSGNYGLIFRVVDAMLTIIPLGIITYVLISLFKITFSRYSVGNIILSLSFIIIWVIVLWKVYRDYTSESVEVPATWFGILNSLFIITFAPAFSKWWESRYNLSGPLKFGLGLVLLGLGFGFLAYGSHAIVGSDFVKVSMFWLIAAYLFHTLGELCISPVGLSYVSKLVPAKWIGLMFGVYYLFIAMGNKLAGTVGSYIEVIQEKYSISTFFLIFTIVPVVAGLLMALLSPVMKKLMHGVK; from the coding sequence ATGTTTAAAGATAGAGTACTTGGGCATCCGGCCGGACTCTTCGTATTATTTTTTACAGAAATGTGGGAGCGCTTTTCCTATTATGGAATGCGCGCTTTATTAGTATTGTTTTTAATAAGTTCGGCCGATAAAGGTGGATGGTCCTGGGATCAGGCCGAGGCTTTAAGCCTTTATGGTACTTATACGATGGGAGTGTATTTGACTCCTGTTATAGGTGGTTTGATCGCCGACAGGCTCATAGGATACAGGTGGGCTGTTGTTCTAGGGGCTTTTATCATGACCCTGGGACATGCTTCCATGGCAATTGAAACCCCGTTCTTCCTCTATGCCGGTTTATTGTGTCTGGTTCTAGGGAATGGGTTGTTTAAACCAAATATGACATCGATCATTCTAAATATTTATAAAGACCATCCCGAGAAAAAAGACGGAGCTTATTCTATTTTCTACATGGGGGTTAATGCCGGAGCTTTTCTGGGTATTATGTTGTGTGGTTATATAGGAGAGAATGTTTCCTGGTCATGGGGGTTCGGACTAGCCGGAATTTTTATGTTCTTCGGAATGTTACAATTCTATTTCACCCAAAACATTTTTGGAAATATAGGCTTGTCCCCTAAAAAACTAAAACGACTGGAGAGTGCCAAGGGTGATTTCGTTGAATCTGAGGAGAAGGTTAAGGAAAAAGCAGCGCCTGTGCCCGGTAATGTGGTTCGTGACCGTTTAATAGCTGTTTTTATATTTTCAATATTTACAGTTTTTTTCTGGGCTGCTTTTGAGCAGGCAGGAGGGTCGATGACAATCTTTGCCGATCAGTTTACACAAAGAGAATTATCCGGAAACTATGGCCTGATATTCAGGGTTGTAGATGCAATGCTTACTATAATCCCATTAGGAATTATAACTTATGTGCTTATCTCATTATTTAAAATTACTTTTTCCAGGTATAGCGTTGGTAATATTATCTTGAGCCTTAGCTTTATCATTATCTGGGTTATTGTTTTATGGAAAGTATACAGGGATTACACCAGTGAATCTGTTGAAGTACCTGCTACCTGGTTCGGGATTTTGAACTCTCTGTTTATTATTACATTCGCACCTGCATTTTCTAAATGGTGGGAAAGCAGGTATAATTTGTCGGGACCATTAAAGTTCGGATTGGGACTTGTGCTTTTGGGGCTTGGTTTTGGATTTTTAGCATACGGATCGCATGCTATCGTAGGTTCGGATTTTGTTAAAGTAAGTATGTTCTGGCTGATAGCAGCCTACCTTTTCCATACGTTGGGCGAATTATGTATTTCGCCAGTAGGTTTATCATATGTCAGCAAACTGGTTCCTGCCAAATGGATAGGCCTGATGTTCGGGGTGTACTACTTGTTTATCGCTATGGGTAATAAACTGGCCGGTACCGTAGGAAGCTATATAGAAGTTATTCAGGAGAAATATTCTATTTCTACCTTCTTCCTTATTTTTACCATTGTCCCCGTAGTGGCAGGCTTGTTAATGGCCCTGTTGAGTCCGGTTATGAAGAAACTAATGCATGGAGTAAAATAA
- a CDS encoding peptide MFS transporter, protein MSEVVKQAHQKELFGHPVGLYVLFFTEMWERFSYYGMRAILVLYLVAETTKDNPGLGWTNAEALQLYGWYTMLVYVASIPGGIIADRILGQKKSVVVGAILLVIGHTVLAIEQMWAFYTGLGFIISGVGMLKPNISTMVGGLYKKGDIRRDKGFTIFYIGINVGAFLSSLIVGYVGEVYGWHYGFGLAGICMFFGLVQFILGQKYLKGVGEYLGKSEKIEEKEALKRPLTRIEKDRVIVLVLSFLMVIVFFGAFEQAGGLMNIYAAEKTNRMLMGWEVPASWFQSLNAFFIITLGTLVAGFWAKRKLKGKEASSLFKMIMGLIIMGTGFLFMTAASAQFESSGSSAMYWLVLAYLLHTIGELSLSPVSLSFVTKLAPAKYASLMMGLYFATTGLGNKLAGLLGESASTFGEFTVFTGIAVFCIVFGLLVGLFFKKLKSLTHGAEDDEREMSDVEESGKVELEKQSI, encoded by the coding sequence ATGTCGGAAGTAGTTAAACAAGCGCACCAAAAAGAGTTATTTGGTCACCCGGTAGGGTTATATGTCCTGTTCTTTACGGAGATGTGGGAACGTTTCTCCTATTACGGAATGCGTGCAATTTTGGTGTTGTACCTGGTGGCAGAAACAACAAAGGATAACCCCGGACTTGGGTGGACAAATGCTGAGGCATTACAGTTATATGGATGGTATACGATGTTGGTTTATGTAGCGTCTATTCCGGGAGGTATTATAGCAGATAGGATTCTGGGGCAAAAAAAATCGGTGGTAGTTGGAGCAATTCTATTGGTAATAGGTCATACGGTCCTGGCAATTGAACAAATGTGGGCTTTTTATACCGGTTTAGGCTTTATTATATCGGGAGTAGGAATGTTAAAGCCTAATATTTCTACTATGGTTGGCGGTCTCTATAAAAAGGGAGATATCAGAAGAGATAAAGGGTTTACCATCTTTTACATAGGCATCAATGTGGGTGCATTTTTATCGAGTTTAATTGTCGGGTATGTAGGAGAAGTATATGGCTGGCATTATGGTTTTGGACTGGCAGGGATATGTATGTTCTTTGGACTTGTTCAGTTTATACTGGGGCAGAAATATTTAAAAGGTGTCGGGGAGTATCTCGGTAAATCAGAAAAGATTGAAGAGAAGGAAGCATTGAAAAGACCACTAACCAGGATAGAAAAAGATCGTGTAATTGTACTGGTTCTTTCATTTTTAATGGTGATAGTGTTTTTTGGAGCTTTTGAACAGGCGGGCGGATTGATGAATATATATGCTGCTGAAAAAACGAATAGAATGTTGATGGGATGGGAAGTTCCGGCTTCATGGTTTCAGTCTCTTAATGCATTTTTCATAATTACCTTGGGAACTTTAGTGGCTGGTTTTTGGGCCAAAAGAAAACTTAAAGGAAAAGAAGCATCCTCACTATTCAAGATGATTATGGGACTCATTATTATGGGTACAGGCTTCTTGTTTATGACGGCGGCATCAGCTCAGTTTGAGAGTTCCGGTTCATCAGCAATGTATTGGTTGGTATTGGCATATTTACTCCATACTATAGGTGAACTTAGCTTGTCGCCTGTGTCACTTTCATTTGTTACAAAATTAGCACCGGCAAAGTACGCATCATTAATGATGGGGTTATACTTTGCCACTACTGGTCTCGGAAACAAACTGGCAGGTTTATTGGGAGAGTCGGCATCAACTTTTGGCGAGTTTACCGTATTTACAGGAATTGCAGTTTTCTGTATCGTTTTTGGGTTATTAGTTGGATTGTTTTTTAAGAAATTAAAAAGCTTAACACATGGAGCAGAGGATGATGAAAGAGAAATGAGTGATGTAGAAGAAAGTGGAAAAGTTGAACTGGAAAAGCAGAGCATTTAA
- a CDS encoding S9 family peptidase, protein MIRTFIFSFLLLGLASVLTAQNQNITLEEIWGGAFSAEGMDALHSMKNGKQYSVLNFDRNTRTVSIDKYDYKTLQKVETILSSADLDGIQYFQSYKFSRDESKLILATEVEPVYRRSRLGVYYIYDIVSKKLTQIAAQKIQEPTFSPDGSKVAYVFENNIYIKDLEDNGLIQVTKDGERNRIINGVTDWVYEEEFSFVRAFDWNETGSHLAYIRFDESDVPTFSMDVYGENLYPSQQVFKYPKAGEKNSEVSLHVYDLDAGVTSDIDLGNAYYIPRIQWTSDKSRLSVQVMNRHQNDLKLYFYDTNNKSSKVILHETDKAYIDVTDNLTFLNDNSFIWTSEKDGYNHIYLYSKEGKLINQITNGDWEVTNYYGFDQKTSRIFYQSVENGSINRDIYSIGINGKGKMRLSSGTGTNDATFSTDFTYYINTFSNTATPYLYTLNRAKDGKLLKEIVSNEALQSDLKQYQLSEKEFSTINVNGNDLNMWTIKPKGFDQNKKYPVLMYQYSGPGSQQVANRWNGSNDYWYQMLAQKGYIIVCIDGRGTGFKGADFKKVTYKELGKYEVEDQIAAAKQLAALPYVDEERIGIWGWSYGGFMSSNCILKGNDVFSMAIAVAPVTSWRFYDTVYTERYMRTPQENASGYDDNSPINYASNLKGDYLLIHGTADDNVHVQNTMRMAEALIQANKQFDWAIYPDKNHGIYGGKTRLQLYTKMTDFIDEHLGDRIGKELEAQEMKN, encoded by the coding sequence ATGATAAGAACATTTATATTTTCTTTCCTTTTATTAGGGTTGGCCTCAGTGTTAACCGCTCAAAATCAAAACATTACATTAGAGGAGATATGGGGAGGTGCTTTTAGTGCCGAAGGAATGGATGCATTGCATTCAATGAAAAATGGAAAGCAGTATTCCGTGTTGAATTTTGACAGGAATACCAGAACAGTCTCGATTGATAAATATGACTATAAAACCCTGCAAAAGGTAGAGACAATTTTGAGTTCTGCCGATTTGGACGGGATTCAATACTTTCAGTCATATAAATTTAGTCGGGATGAGTCTAAATTAATACTGGCAACCGAGGTTGAACCGGTATACAGGAGATCGCGTTTGGGTGTCTATTATATATATGATATTGTTTCAAAGAAGCTCACTCAAATAGCAGCTCAAAAAATACAGGAACCTACTTTTTCTCCTGATGGCTCTAAGGTAGCGTATGTGTTTGAAAACAATATATATATTAAAGATCTTGAAGATAATGGTTTAATTCAGGTAACCAAGGATGGTGAAAGGAACAGGATTATAAATGGGGTTACCGATTGGGTATATGAAGAAGAATTTAGTTTTGTTCGTGCATTCGACTGGAATGAAACCGGCTCTCATCTTGCCTATATCCGTTTTGACGAATCTGATGTGCCTACATTTTCTATGGATGTGTATGGGGAAAACCTTTATCCCTCGCAGCAGGTTTTTAAATATCCGAAGGCGGGAGAAAAAAACTCTGAAGTCTCATTGCACGTTTATGATCTGGATGCAGGTGTAACTTCTGATATAGATTTAGGGAATGCTTACTATATTCCCAGAATTCAATGGACAAGTGACAAGAGTAGGCTGAGCGTACAAGTGATGAATCGTCATCAGAACGATCTGAAGCTTTATTTTTATGATACAAACAATAAATCGTCAAAAGTAATCCTCCATGAAACGGATAAAGCCTATATAGATGTAACTGACAATCTTACTTTTTTAAACGACAACAGTTTTATATGGACAAGTGAAAAGGACGGGTACAACCATATTTATCTGTATTCAAAAGAGGGAAAGCTCATAAACCAGATTACAAACGGCGATTGGGAAGTAACAAACTATTATGGATTCGATCAGAAAACCTCAAGGATTTTTTATCAGTCGGTAGAAAACGGTTCTATTAATCGCGACATATATTCCATAGGAATCAATGGGAAAGGGAAAATGAGGCTATCTTCAGGAACAGGCACCAACGATGCTACTTTCAGTACGGATTTCACCTATTATATCAATACCTTTTCAAATACTGCAACCCCATATTTATATACGCTTAATCGGGCTAAAGATGGAAAACTACTAAAAGAGATTGTAAGTAATGAAGCTCTTCAATCAGATTTAAAACAATATCAGCTTTCCGAAAAAGAATTTTCTACGATCAATGTCAACGGTAATGATTTAAATATGTGGACGATCAAGCCAAAAGGTTTTGATCAAAACAAGAAATATCCTGTGTTAATGTACCAGTATTCGGGCCCTGGCTCACAACAAGTGGCTAACCGATGGAATGGAAGCAATGATTACTGGTATCAGATGCTGGCACAAAAAGGATACATCATTGTGTGTATCGATGGAAGAGGAACCGGTTTTAAAGGGGCCGACTTTAAAAAGGTTACTTATAAAGAACTTGGTAAATACGAGGTGGAAGATCAGATTGCTGCCGCAAAACAATTGGCAGCATTACCATATGTGGATGAAGAACGCATAGGTATCTGGGGATGGAGCTATGGAGGTTTTATGAGCTCTAATTGTATTTTAAAAGGGAATGATGTGTTCAGCATGGCCATCGCTGTTGCTCCGGTAACCAGCTGGCGTTTTTACGATACAGTTTACACAGAACGATATATGAGAACGCCACAGGAAAATGCAAGCGGATATGATGACAATTCACCAATTAACTATGCTTCCAATCTGAAGGGAGATTATTTATTGATCCATGGTACGGCAGACGATAATGTTCATGTGCAAAATACCATGCGTATGGCTGAAGCCTTAATTCAGGCGAATAAACAATTCGACTGGGCAATTTATCCAGATAAAAACCATGGAATTTACGGAGGTAAAACCAGGCTTCAATTATATACTAAAATGACCGATTTTATCGATGAGCATCTTGGAGATAGGATTGGAAAAGAACTTGAAGCTCAAGAAATGAAAAACTAA